One Salmo trutta chromosome 26, fSalTru1.1, whole genome shotgun sequence DNA window includes the following coding sequences:
- the trmt9b gene encoding putative tRNA methyltransferase 9B, whose amino-acid sequence MTVMEDAATRLEREHVHRVYEKIAPYFNDSRYKAWPKVRQFLLEHEPGSIIADVGCGNGKYLHINGSVFKLGCDVCRPLVDSAWSQGHEVQLCDSLRLPYRDSCFDGVLSIAVIHHLSTKERRIRAIKEMARTLRVGGRIMIYVWAMEQTRRKFQKQDIFVPWNPNPPSPTLGRERPTPRRRGAVQSMSECLYSDKNRKVKSTSSMLDKEEMTCSPHQSHRLWFFSRSLDSVFDFGSLTISRSTSRELISTVSSRLGEAEGGKIGRRGRGAGLIKQLSNLFSGFSRNNSEEDVFDSVTDLARSQRDHGNDNHSNSTGKTSVSTALVQECGSVALPDLVSSYQREHTEGPGRPGKDAGPPGDLKQDSEGEPAAASCLRYYHVFREGELAELIESHVEELHVLYSYFDHANWCVVAEKVQV is encoded by the exons ATGACCGTGATGGAGGACGCTGCCACTCGGCTAGAGAGGGAGCATGTGCACAGGGTCTACGAGAAGATTGCTCCTTATTTTAACGACAGCCGCTACAAGGCCTGGCCCAAGGTGCGTCAGTTCCTACTGGAGCATGAGCCTGGCAGTATCATCGCTGACGTGG GCTGTGGCAATGGCAAGTACCTGCACATCAACGGCAGTGTGTTCAAGTTGGGCTGTGACGTGTGTCGCCCCCTGGTGGACTCTGCCTGGAGCCAGGGCCACGAGGTGCAGCTGTGTGACAGCCTCAGGCTGCCCTACAGGGACAGCTGCTTTGACGGTGTCCTCTCTATCGCAG TCATCCATCATCTCTCCACCAAAGAGCGTCGTATTCGAGCAATAAAGGAAATGGCAAGGACCCTGCGCGTGGGCGGGCGCATCATGATCTACGTGTGGGCCATGGAGCAGACACGGCGGAAGTTTCAGAAGCAGGACATCTTTGTGCCCTGGAACCCCAACCCCCCGTCCCCCACCCTGGGCAGGGAGCGTCCCACACCCCGGAGGAGGGGCGCTGTGCAGAGCATGAGCG AATGCCTCTACAGCGACAAGAACAGGAAGGTGAAAAGCACATCGTCCATGCTGGACAAAGAGGAAATGACCTGCAGTCCCCATCAGAGCCACAGGCTGTGGTTCTTCTCACGCTCCCTGGACTCGGTCTTTGACTTTGGCAGCCTGACCATCTCCAGATCCACCTCCAGGGAACTCATCAGCACCGTCTCCTCCCGGCTTGGGGAGGCGGAGGGGGGAAAGATCGGCCGCAGAGGCAGGGGAGCGGGCCTCATAAAGCAGCTGTCGAACCTCTTTTCTGGCTTCTCCAGGAACAACTCGGAGGAAGATGTCTTTGACTCGGTCACAGACTTAGCCAGGAGCCAGAGAGATCATGGCAACGACAACCACTCCAACTCCACAGGGAAGACCAGTGTCTCTACTGCCTTGGTCCAGGAGTGTGGCTCTGTGGCCCTGCCTGACCTGGTCTCCTCCTACCAGAGGGAGCACACAGAGGGACCAGGGCGGCCAGGGAAGGACGCAGGCCCACCAGGAGACCTCAAACAGGACAGCGAAGGGGAGCCGGCGGCCGCCTCGTGTCTGCGCTATTACCACGTGTTCCGGGAGGGCGAGCTGGCGGAGCTGATCGAGAGCCACGTCGAAGAGCTCCACGTCCTTTACTCCTACTTCGACCACGCCAACTGGTGCGTGGTGGCCGAGAAGGTCCAGGTTTGA